One genomic window of Solanum stenotomum isolate F172 chromosome 9, ASM1918654v1, whole genome shotgun sequence includes the following:
- the LOC125877571 gene encoding uncharacterized protein LOC125877571 yields MTWDNYRKGRRKKEKPNVSSQINRKNNDENKTRRKKKEKIVEKHNIEDEVATKIEEQPHTQNSVQAVSDNNHNFTSSSSNQNGTSSATSTSEILSSSQNIEDQNQDEIFEKLQVIDELLLNDNFLFPPEKCIEFNNNENNMLFEEVYEEYFQLVYENSCHF; encoded by the exons atgacttgggacaACTATCGAAAGGG gagaaggaaaaaggaaaaaccgAACGTCTCTTCCCAAATTAATCGAAAAAATAACGATGAAAATAAGacaaggaggaagaagaaggagaagattGTCGAAAAACATAATATTGAAGATGAAGTAGCAACAAAGATAGAGGAGCAACCACATACACAAAATTCCGTGCAAGCAGTATCAGATAATAATCACAATTTCACTA gtTCTTCTAGCAATCAAAATGGCACAAGTAGTGCAACCTCTACTAGTGAAATCCTTTCTTCATCTCAAAATATTGAAGATCAAAACCAAgatgaaatttttgagaaacttCAAGTGATAGATGAATTACTCCTCAATGATAATTTCCTTTTTCCACCTGAAAAATGCATAGAGTtcaataataatgaaaataatatgttatttGAGGAGGTCTATGAAGAGTATTTTCAACTTGTTTATGAAAATTCATGTCATTTTTGA
- the LOC125877888 gene encoding protein ALP1-like, whose amino-acid sequence MNFNLGDCSNNNDEDFSSSSSSSLDLDFFPSTEHHDNLINQLRMNNYMFQQVLQNHTNEVFIGGSIPGHVVINRDREAADDNLFRDYFSATPRFNDAIFRRRYRMSRNLFLRIVDAIKDHDTYFEQRIDALGRFGLSTLQKITAVFRMLAYGLPADATDEYVKIGESTTIESMKRFCRAIVEVFGERYLRSPTPNDVARLLHIGEQRGFPGMLGSLDCMHWKWKNCPTAWAGQYAGRSGSPTIILEAVADYDLWIWHAYFGLPGTNNDINVLESSHLFSNLASGIAPPAHYVIQGKEYDMGYYLADGIYPKWSTIVQTIRDPHSQQKKYFAMKQESCRKDVERAFGVLQSRFAIIAGPSRFWRKEVLHDIMTTCIILHNMIIEDERDLNAPIQDAIEAPTPTIEMVVDENLRFEQFLARHKKIKDKNAHFELRNALIEHLWEQRNNFEN is encoded by the coding sequence ATGAATTTCAATCTTGGAGATTGttctaataataatgatgaagaTTTTTCTTCTTCGTCATCATCTTCGTTAGATTTGGATTTTTTTCCTAGTACAGAACACCATGATAATTTAATAAATCAACTACGTATGAACAACTACATGTTCCAACAAGTTCTACAAAACCATACTAATGAAGTTTTCATAGGTGGCTCCATTCCAGGTCATGTGGTAATCAATCGTGATCGTGAGGCGGCAGATGATAATTTATTTCGTGATTATTTTTCAGCCACACCACGCtttaatgatgcaatatttcgCCGTCGTTATAGAATGTCCCGCAATTTGTTTCTTCGTATCGTTGATGCAATTAAAGATCACGACACGTACTTTGAACAACGCATTGATGCACTAGGTAGATTTGGATTATCTACTTTGCAAAAAATTACTGCTGTGTTTAGAATGTTGGCATATGGTTTGCCAGCGGATGCCACTGACGAATACGTGAAAATTGGAGAGTCAACTACGATTGAAAGTATGAAGAGATTTTGTCGAGCTATTGTAGAGGTTTTTGGTGAGCGATATTTGAGATCACCAACACCTAACGATGTTGCGAGGCTTCTACACATTGGTGAGCAACGTGGTTTCCCAGGAATGTTAGGTAGTCTAGATTGCATGCACTGGAAATGGAAAAATTGTCCAACGGCATGGGCTGGGCAATACGCAGGTCGTAGTGGATCACCAACAATTATTCTTGAAGCTGTTGCTGATTATGACCTTTGGATATGGCATGCTTATTTTGGTTTGCCTGGCACCAATAACGATATTAATGTTTTAGAGTCATCACATTTATTTTCCAATCTTGCTAGCGGTATTGCGCCTCCCGCCCATTATGTTATTCAAGGAAAAGAATACGATATGGGTTATTATTTAGCTGATGGTATATATCCTAAATGGTCTACAATTGTTCAAACTATTCGTGATCCTCATtcccaacaaaagaaatatttcgcGATGAAACAAGAATCGTGCCGAAAAGATGTTGAACGTGCATTCGGAGTTTTGCAATCACGTTTTGCAATTATTGCAGGACCGTCACGTTTTTGGAGAAAGGAAGtgctacatgatataatgactacatgtattatactgcacaacatgataattgaggatgaacgtgatcttaatgcaccaattcaagatgccatagaggctccaactccaactattgaaatggtggtagatgaaaatctccggtttgaacaatttttagctagacataaaaaaattaaggacaaaaatgctcattttgaactccgtaatgcattaatagagcatttatgggagcaacgtaataattttgaaaattga